The Beijerinckiaceae bacterium RH AL1 genome has a segment encoding these proteins:
- the glmM gene encoding Phosphoglucosamine mutase (ID:RHAL1_03934;~source:Prodigal:2.6) — protein MLLSSSSHQKTRMTRKHFGTDGIRGKANGAITPDLAMKVAQATGHVFQRGEHRHRVVIGKDTRLSGYMIEYAMVGGFTSVGMDVLLLGPMPTPAVAMLTRSMRADVGVMISASHNLYEDNGIKLFGPDGYKLSDEIEARIEKLIGGELPIRLSKSESLGRAKRVDDVMARYIEFAKMTLPRHMSFEGLRVVVDCANGAAYKVAPETLWELGAEVFSIGVEPDGFNINRRVGSTAPDALVAKVREMRADIGIALDGDADRVLIVDEKGRKVDGDQLMAAVAESWQSDGKLSQPGIVATLMSNLGLERYLDSIGLSLARTAVGDRYVLEHMRRHGYNLGGEQSGHIILSDYATTGDGLVAALQVMALVKKSGRPVSEVCRRFEPVPQILKNVRFTEGRRVPEEKLAAAVEAGRARLGATGRLIVRPSGTEPLMRVMGEGDDADLVEKVVDEVCEALSAAA, from the coding sequence ATGCTATTGTCGTCTTCCTCGCACCAGAAGACGCGCATGACACGCAAGCATTTCGGCACCGACGGCATCCGCGGCAAGGCGAACGGGGCGATCACGCCCGACCTCGCCATGAAGGTGGCGCAGGCGACCGGCCACGTGTTCCAGCGCGGCGAGCACCGCCACCGCGTGGTCATCGGCAAGGACACGCGGCTCTCCGGCTACATGATCGAGTACGCGATGGTCGGCGGCTTCACGTCGGTCGGCATGGACGTGCTGCTGCTCGGCCCGATGCCGACGCCCGCCGTCGCCATGCTGACCCGCTCGATGCGCGCCGACGTCGGCGTGATGATCTCCGCCTCGCACAATCTCTACGAGGACAACGGCATCAAGCTGTTCGGGCCCGACGGCTACAAGCTGTCGGACGAGATCGAGGCCAGGATCGAGAAGCTGATCGGCGGCGAGCTGCCCATCCGCCTGTCGAAGTCGGAATCGCTCGGCCGCGCCAAGCGCGTCGACGACGTAATGGCGCGCTACATCGAGTTCGCCAAGATGACGCTGCCGCGGCACATGTCCTTCGAGGGGCTGCGCGTCGTCGTCGACTGCGCCAACGGCGCCGCCTACAAGGTCGCGCCGGAGACGCTGTGGGAGCTGGGCGCCGAGGTATTCTCTATCGGCGTCGAGCCCGACGGCTTCAACATCAACCGCCGCGTCGGCTCGACGGCGCCGGACGCGCTCGTCGCCAAGGTGCGCGAGATGCGCGCCGACATCGGCATTGCCCTCGACGGCGACGCGGACCGCGTGCTGATCGTCGACGAGAAGGGGCGCAAGGTCGACGGCGATCAGCTGATGGCCGCCGTCGCCGAGTCCTGGCAGAGCGACGGGAAGCTGTCGCAGCCGGGCATCGTCGCGACCCTGATGTCGAACCTCGGGCTCGAGCGCTACCTCGACTCGATCGGCCTGTCGCTGGCCCGCACCGCGGTCGGCGATCGCTACGTGCTCGAGCACATGCGCCGGCACGGCTACAACCTCGGCGGCGAGCAGTCCGGCCACATCATCCTCTCCGACTACGCGACGACCGGCGACGGCCTCGTCGCCGCGCTGCAGGTGATGGCGCTCGTGAAGAAGAGCGGCCGGCCGGTCAGCGAGGTCTGCCGTCGCTTCGAGCCGGTGCCGCAGATCCTCAAGAACGTCCGCTTCACGGAGGGCCGCAGGGTGCCGGAGGAGAAGCTCGCCGCCGCCGTCGAGGCCGGCCGCGCCCGCCTCGGCGCCACCGGCAGGCTGATCGTGCGCCCCTCCGGCACCGAGCCGCTGATGCGCGTGATGGGCGAGGGCGACGATGCCGACCTCGTCGAGAAGGTCGTCGACGAGGTGTGCGAGGCGCTGAGCGCGGCTGCCTAG
- a CDS encoding NRAMP family metal ion transporter (ID:RHAL1_03935;~source:Prodigal:2.6) has translation MLADTDAGSVVTAAQSGAQWGYKLLLFQFVLIPILYVVQELTVRLGIVTGEGHAALIKRHYGRGWAALSVATLLLACLGALLTELSGLAGIGTLFGIPNALTLALVVAGLVAIAVTGSYKSVERIALAIGAFELAFIAVAVVAHPSLGEVARDSVRIPIADPKYLLLVSANIGAVIMPWMVFYQQSAVIEKGLTLADLRAARIDTAVGSVVTQLIMAAVLVAAAAALWSGPARSLDTVQEIAGAMTAVLGTFVGRLCFGLGVAGAAMVAAIVVTLTAARTLGELIGYRHELRNDVTEAPWFYTVYAVILVAGAAIVLSGANVVTLSVGVQVMNAMLLPIVLGFLFLLARKLPEPYRLSGAKAWAVGIVMLATVVLGLYSGIAGLFS, from the coding sequence ATGCTCGCGGACACCGATGCGGGCAGCGTCGTCACCGCCGCGCAGAGCGGCGCGCAATGGGGCTACAAGCTCCTGCTGTTTCAGTTCGTGCTCATCCCGATCCTCTACGTCGTGCAGGAGCTGACGGTCCGGCTCGGCATCGTCACCGGCGAGGGCCACGCCGCGCTGATCAAGCGCCATTACGGGCGCGGCTGGGCGGCGCTGTCGGTCGCGACCCTGCTGCTTGCCTGCCTCGGCGCCCTGCTGACCGAGCTCAGCGGGCTCGCCGGGATCGGCACGCTGTTCGGCATTCCGAACGCGCTGACGCTGGCGCTTGTCGTCGCCGGGCTCGTCGCCATCGCGGTGACGGGCTCGTACAAGAGCGTCGAGCGCATCGCGCTCGCGATCGGCGCCTTCGAGCTGGCCTTCATCGCGGTCGCCGTCGTGGCGCACCCGAGCCTCGGCGAGGTCGCGCGGGACTCGGTCCGCATCCCGATCGCCGATCCGAAGTACCTTCTCCTGGTCTCCGCCAACATCGGCGCGGTGATCATGCCGTGGATGGTGTTCTACCAGCAGTCGGCGGTCATCGAGAAAGGCCTCACGCTCGCCGATCTCAGGGCCGCCCGCATCGACACGGCCGTCGGCTCGGTCGTCACCCAGCTCATCATGGCGGCGGTGCTCGTCGCGGCGGCCGCAGCCCTCTGGAGCGGGCCGGCCCGCTCGCTCGACACGGTGCAGGAGATCGCCGGCGCCATGACGGCGGTGCTCGGCACCTTCGTCGGGCGGCTGTGCTTCGGCCTCGGCGTCGCCGGCGCGGCGATGGTCGCGGCCATCGTCGTGACCTTGACGGCGGCGCGCACGCTCGGCGAGCTGATCGGCTACCGGCACGAGCTGCGCAACGACGTCACCGAAGCCCCGTGGTTCTACACCGTCTACGCGGTCATCCTGGTCGCCGGCGCCGCCATCGTGCTGTCGGGCGCCAACGTCGTGACGCTCTCGGTCGGCGTGCAGGTCATGAACGCGATGCTGTTGCCGATCGTGCTCGGCTTCCTGTTCCTGCTGGCGCGGAAGCTGCCGGAGCCCTACCGCCTCTCCGGCGCCAAGGCCTGGGCCGTCGGCATCGTCATGCTGGCGACGGTCGTGCTCGGGCTCTACTCCGGGATCGCCGGCCTCTTCTCCTAG
- a CDS encoding hypothetical protein (ID:RHAL1_03937;~conserved protein of unknown function;~source:Prodigal:2.6), translating into MLPSFLCALAGFFLTVQVATLAIAWWRCRRSAAWHRAETALPAMTVVRPLCGLETFSRETLNASFALDYPVFELFFCVARADDPIIPLVDAAIAAHPHVRARLLIGDDPISINPKLNNMVKAWRAASYERIAFIDSNVLVTPDFARRLIASWRDDTGCVAAPPVGTQPGNFGGHLECAFLNTYEARWQYVVDTIGNGFAQGKTLLYRKSDLDRSSMRELAAEPAEDAATTKMVRAMGLRVRLAQPSPQPLGPRKVAEVWSRQLRWARLRRATFPLEFLPEIFSGTMIPALTAAAAAVAMDWPVATATLAYVGIWYAAEITTAAACRWPVGWASLPALVTRDIMMPAVWIGAFTGRSFTWKGNAVQMEDRRNRRPVVETEGA; encoded by the coding sequence ATGCTGCCATCCTTCCTCTGCGCACTCGCCGGCTTCTTCCTGACGGTTCAGGTGGCGACCCTGGCCATCGCCTGGTGGCGCTGCCGGCGGAGCGCCGCTTGGCACCGTGCCGAGACTGCCTTGCCCGCGATGACGGTGGTGCGCCCGCTCTGCGGCCTCGAGACGTTCAGCCGCGAGACGCTCAATGCCTCGTTCGCGCTCGATTATCCAGTGTTCGAGCTGTTCTTCTGCGTCGCACGTGCCGACGATCCGATCATCCCGCTGGTCGATGCGGCGATCGCCGCGCACCCCCACGTGAGGGCGCGCCTGCTGATCGGCGACGACCCGATCTCGATCAATCCGAAGCTCAACAACATGGTGAAGGCCTGGCGCGCCGCGAGCTACGAGCGCATCGCCTTCATCGATTCGAACGTCCTGGTGACGCCGGACTTCGCGCGCCGCCTCATCGCCAGCTGGCGCGACGACACGGGCTGCGTCGCGGCGCCGCCGGTCGGCACGCAGCCCGGCAATTTCGGCGGCCATCTCGAGTGCGCGTTCCTCAACACCTACGAGGCGCGCTGGCAGTACGTCGTCGACACGATCGGCAACGGCTTCGCGCAGGGCAAGACGCTGCTCTACCGCAAAAGCGACCTCGATCGCTCGAGCATGCGCGAGCTCGCCGCCGAGCCGGCCGAGGACGCGGCGACGACCAAGATGGTCCGCGCGATGGGGTTGCGCGTGCGCCTCGCGCAGCCCTCGCCGCAGCCGCTCGGGCCGCGCAAGGTCGCCGAGGTGTGGAGCCGGCAGCTGCGCTGGGCGCGCCTGCGCCGCGCGACCTTCCCGCTCGAGTTCCTGCCCGAGATCTTCTCCGGCACGATGATCCCGGCCCTCACCGCCGCCGCCGCGGCGGTGGCGATGGACTGGCCGGTCGCGACGGCGACGCTCGCTTATGTCGGGATCTGGTATGCCGCCGAGATCACCACCGCGGCGGCCTGCCGCTGGCCGGTCGGCTGGGCGAGCCTGCCGGCGCTGGTGACGCGCGACATCATGATGCCCGCCGTTTGGATCGGCGCCTTCACGGGCCGCAGCTTCACCTGGAAGGGCAACGCGGTGCAGATGGAGGATCGGCGAAACCGCCGCCCTGTCGTCGAGACCGAAGGCGCTTAG
- the iam gene encoding Isoamylase (ID:RHAL1_03936;~source:Prodigal:2.6) has protein sequence MTTLALGATVTSDAVAFRVKAPAAERVELWLYAAATGGDAVLRQPMTRDDDGLFEATVPAAESIGAGARYYGYRAFGPNWPYDPSWTPGSTAGFVADVDGDGNRFNPNKLLLDPHAREVSHCPQTLAHPDRDPYRSGEANRHVDTGPIAPKGVLFADPGGDLGAKPTHPLKDDIVYEVHVRGLTKSDPDVPEELRGTYAGAALRAPYLRDLGITAVEFLPVHQSQNALNDDPKFSDPPSLQNYWGYQTVGFFAPDRRHASDQSPGGPTREFRAMVKAFHDAGLKVFLDVVYNHTEEAGATEPRDANTIYSFRGLDNDRYYETERRFGDAATFQNNSGVGPNFDTADPLTRDLVLESLTYWAHEMGVDGFRFDLAAVLGNAQTAGGFTFDRDDPANILNRAVRELPVRAADGGAGVDLIAEPYAVNDGGAYQLGNFPVGWAEWNDRFRDTIRASQNKLGFVKVTPGQLATRVAGSHDLFGDRGRAPWASVNYVVCHDGFCLADLHTYNERNNDQPWPNGRSDGGRSSEDEMGWDHGGDRAAQLQAQRTSLALLMLSAGVPLMTGGSELGRTQHGNNNPYNLDTSVNWLDWSLATSNAALLTFTRRLLHLRGAHEALRPAAFFTGAPRSGRAIKDITWLRDDGQEIDADYFEDAGNHFLAWQLDGLEGDPASRLYVAYNGWVSPIAATLPTLPAGESWSLALDTSAKAASFDNAYESGSEPPLSGNISVEGRSVVVAVARAAA, from the coding sequence ATGACCACGCTCGCTCTCGGCGCCACCGTGACAAGCGACGCTGTTGCCTTCCGCGTCAAGGCGCCGGCCGCCGAGCGGGTCGAGCTGTGGCTCTATGCCGCCGCGACCGGTGGCGACGCCGTCCTCCGCCAGCCGATGACGAGGGACGACGACGGCCTCTTCGAGGCAACCGTGCCCGCCGCGGAATCGATCGGCGCCGGCGCGCGCTACTACGGCTATCGCGCCTTCGGCCCCAACTGGCCCTACGATCCCTCCTGGACGCCGGGCTCGACCGCCGGCTTCGTCGCCGACGTGGACGGCGACGGCAACCGCTTCAATCCAAACAAGCTGCTGCTCGATCCGCACGCCCGCGAAGTCAGCCACTGCCCGCAGACGCTGGCGCATCCCGATCGCGATCCCTACCGGTCGGGCGAGGCCAACCGACACGTCGACACCGGGCCGATCGCGCCGAAGGGAGTGCTCTTCGCCGATCCCGGCGGCGACCTCGGCGCGAAGCCGACGCATCCGCTCAAGGACGACATCGTCTACGAGGTGCACGTGCGTGGCCTCACCAAGAGCGACCCCGACGTGCCCGAGGAGCTGCGTGGCACCTATGCCGGCGCCGCCTTGCGCGCGCCCTACCTGCGCGACCTCGGCATCACCGCGGTCGAGTTTCTGCCGGTGCACCAGTCGCAGAATGCGCTGAACGACGACCCGAAGTTTTCCGATCCGCCGTCGCTGCAGAACTACTGGGGCTACCAGACGGTGGGCTTCTTCGCGCCGGATCGGCGCCATGCGTCGGACCAGTCGCCGGGCGGCCCGACGCGCGAGTTCCGCGCGATGGTGAAGGCCTTCCACGACGCGGGGCTCAAGGTCTTCCTCGACGTCGTCTACAACCACACCGAGGAAGCCGGCGCGACCGAGCCGCGCGACGCCAACACGATCTACTCGTTCCGCGGCCTCGACAACGACCGCTACTACGAGACCGAGCGCCGGTTCGGGGATGCCGCGACGTTCCAGAACAATTCCGGCGTCGGCCCGAACTTCGATACCGCCGACCCGCTGACGCGCGACCTCGTGCTCGAGTCGCTCACGTACTGGGCGCACGAGATGGGCGTCGACGGCTTCCGCTTCGACCTCGCGGCGGTGCTCGGCAACGCGCAGACGGCGGGCGGCTTCACCTTCGATCGCGACGATCCCGCAAACATCCTCAATCGCGCCGTGCGCGAGCTTCCGGTGCGCGCGGCCGACGGCGGCGCCGGCGTCGACCTCATCGCCGAGCCGTATGCGGTCAACGACGGCGGCGCCTACCAGCTCGGCAACTTTCCGGTCGGCTGGGCCGAGTGGAACGACCGCTTCCGCGACACGATCCGCGCCTCGCAAAACAAGCTCGGCTTCGTCAAGGTGACGCCGGGCCAGCTCGCGACGCGCGTCGCCGGCTCGCACGACCTCTTCGGCGACAGGGGCCGCGCGCCGTGGGCCTCGGTCAACTACGTCGTCTGCCACGACGGCTTCTGCCTCGCCGACCTGCACACCTACAACGAGCGCAACAACGACCAGCCCTGGCCGAACGGCCGCTCGGACGGCGGCCGCTCGAGCGAGGACGAGATGGGCTGGGACCACGGCGGCGACCGCGCCGCGCAGCTGCAGGCACAGCGCACCAGCCTCGCGCTGCTCATGCTCTCGGCCGGCGTGCCGCTGATGACCGGCGGCAGCGAGCTCGGCCGCACGCAGCACGGCAACAACAACCCCTACAATCTCGACACTTCGGTCAACTGGCTCGACTGGTCGCTCGCCACCAGCAACGCGGCGCTGCTGACCTTCACGCGACGTCTGCTGCATCTGCGAGGCGCGCATGAAGCGCTGCGACCGGCCGCCTTCTTCACCGGAGCGCCGCGCTCCGGCCGCGCGATCAAGGACATCACCTGGCTGCGCGACGACGGGCAGGAGATCGACGCCGACTATTTCGAGGACGCCGGCAACCATTTCCTCGCCTGGCAGCTCGATGGGCTCGAGGGCGACCCGGCGAGCCGCCTCTACGTCGCCTACAACGGCTGGGTCTCGCCCATCGCCGCGACCCTGCCGACGCTGCCTGCGGGCGAGAGCTGGTCGCTCGCCCTCGACACCTCGGCCAAGGCGGCAAGCTTCGACAACGCCTACGAGAGCGGCTCGGAACCGCCGCTTAGCGGCAACATCAGCGTCGAGGGGCGCTCGGTTGTCGTGGCTGTGGCGAGGGCGGCCGCCTAA